The Edaphobacter sp. 12200R-103 genome contains a region encoding:
- the fdhF gene encoding formate dehydrogenase subunit alpha yields the protein MDVPRPLLNTPRDRTSDTQITLDGVSVPARAGDFLIDLINDYRSENRQKPLPQVCYLPQMGPIESCDTCMVEVDGQLTRACGNRITAGMNVVTAGIAVDIAQREAFDRILQNHDLYCTVCDNNNQNCTIHNTTAVLDVKHQARPFTRKPYPQDHSNAFYRYDPDQCILCGRCVEACQNVQVNETLTINWESEHPRVLWDGGERIDGSSCVSCGHCVNVCPCNALMEKSMLGHAGYLTNLPSNVLDEMIDVVKAIEPPIGYGPILALSDIESEMRHARVKRTKTVCTYCAVGCSFEVWTRDRHILKMEPTHGPANGISTCIKGKFAWGHINSDDRLVKPLLRKGDSFVEISWDEALDLIQQKFTEAQQKHGPDALAFIASSKCTNEESYLMQKLARAVIGTNNIDNCARYCQNPATTGLQRTVGYGADSGSIADIERAGLVVIIGANPAENHPVLATRVKRSHKFRGQRLIVADLRRHEMAERADIFMRPNPSTDAVWLNGVAKYILDQNLHNAEFINKWVHHFDEFKKSLEPFTLEYTERIAGIPRDTLVTVANEIAAADGVCILFAMGVTQHTGGSDTATAISNLLLLTGNYMRPAAGAYPLRGHNNVQGASDFGSMPNVYSGYQKVDDEEVRAKFEAAWGVTLPTRPGKDNHQMIDAIIEGSLKVLYIKGEDTITSDSNANYVAEAFSRLDFFVVQDINFSETCRYADLVLPAAASLEKDGTFVSTERRIQRIYKALEPLGESKADWEILQLIANRLGANWKYKHPSDVMDEIASVTPLFAGVTYEHLEGFRSLQWPVAADGTDTPLLFKDKFHFPDGKARFYPIQYIPPSEERNETFDLHLNNGRLLEHFEQGSMTRRTPGIHAMTPDNFVEVSPELASERGITTGCHVRLRSPYGEVRVQALVTDRVQGKQLYMPLNSVDEPVNRLTGSHTDRTTHTPAYKEAAVSMTILPNQSAQQNKGPLPRGNFRFGKRTPQNGVEIERKWARPDYYLPGTKESDRLVQIETTRV from the coding sequence ATGGACGTCCCACGCCCCCTGCTCAATACGCCCCGTGACCGCACGTCTGATACCCAGATCACGCTCGATGGCGTCTCGGTTCCTGCCCGTGCAGGCGATTTTCTGATTGACCTGATCAATGACTATCGCAGCGAGAACCGGCAGAAGCCGCTGCCGCAGGTGTGTTATTTGCCACAGATGGGACCGATCGAAAGCTGCGATACCTGCATGGTCGAGGTAGACGGTCAATTGACCCGCGCCTGCGGGAACCGTATCACGGCAGGGATGAACGTCGTCACTGCAGGAATAGCAGTCGACATCGCCCAGCGCGAAGCCTTCGATCGTATTCTCCAGAATCACGATCTCTACTGCACGGTCTGCGACAACAACAACCAGAACTGCACCATCCATAACACCACTGCAGTGCTGGATGTGAAACATCAGGCCCGGCCCTTCACCCGCAAGCCCTACCCGCAGGACCACTCCAATGCCTTCTACCGTTACGACCCGGACCAGTGCATTCTCTGCGGTCGATGCGTCGAAGCCTGCCAGAACGTCCAGGTCAACGAGACCCTGACAATCAATTGGGAGAGCGAGCATCCGCGCGTGCTATGGGACGGCGGAGAAAGGATCGACGGCTCCTCGTGCGTCTCCTGCGGCCATTGCGTCAACGTCTGCCCGTGCAATGCACTGATGGAAAAATCCATGCTCGGTCATGCCGGCTATCTCACCAACCTTCCTTCGAACGTGTTGGATGAGATGATCGACGTGGTCAAAGCAATCGAACCTCCGATTGGTTACGGCCCTATCCTGGCCCTGTCCGACATCGAATCGGAGATGCGCCATGCCCGCGTGAAGCGCACCAAGACTGTCTGCACCTATTGCGCGGTGGGCTGCAGCTTCGAGGTCTGGACCCGCGACCGGCACATCCTGAAGATGGAACCCACGCACGGCCCTGCGAACGGCATCTCCACCTGCATCAAGGGCAAGTTCGCCTGGGGCCATATCAACTCCGACGACCGCCTTGTAAAGCCCCTGCTGCGTAAGGGAGACAGCTTCGTTGAGATCTCCTGGGACGAGGCCCTCGATCTGATCCAGCAGAAATTCACCGAGGCCCAGCAGAAGCACGGCCCCGACGCGCTCGCCTTTATCGCCTCTTCCAAGTGCACCAACGAAGAGAGCTACCTGATGCAGAAACTCGCGCGCGCCGTGATTGGAACCAACAATATCGACAACTGCGCGCGCTACTGCCAGAACCCTGCGACTACCGGACTGCAGCGCACCGTCGGCTATGGCGCAGATTCCGGTTCCATCGCCGACATCGAGCGTGCGGGGCTCGTCGTCATCATTGGAGCCAACCCAGCCGAAAATCATCCCGTCCTTGCTACACGGGTCAAACGCTCGCACAAGTTCCGTGGCCAACGCCTCATCGTCGCCGACCTGCGCCGGCACGAGATGGCTGAGCGCGCCGATATCTTCATGCGGCCCAATCCTTCGACCGACGCAGTCTGGCTGAATGGCGTCGCAAAATACATCCTCGATCAGAATCTCCATAACGCTGAGTTCATTAACAAGTGGGTTCATCATTTCGATGAATTCAAGAAGTCTCTGGAACCCTTCACTCTGGAGTACACCGAGCGCATCGCCGGGATCCCGCGCGATACCCTCGTCACGGTCGCCAACGAGATCGCCGCGGCCGACGGCGTCTGCATCCTCTTCGCCATGGGCGTCACCCAACACACCGGAGGCTCCGATACCGCGACCGCCATCTCCAATCTCCTTCTGCTGACCGGCAACTACATGCGACCCGCAGCCGGAGCCTATCCTCTACGCGGACATAACAACGTGCAGGGAGCAAGCGACTTCGGCTCCATGCCAAACGTCTACTCCGGCTACCAGAAGGTCGATGACGAGGAGGTTCGGGCGAAGTTTGAAGCAGCCTGGGGAGTGACCCTGCCCACCCGGCCCGGCAAGGACAACCACCAGATGATCGACGCCATCATCGAGGGATCGCTGAAGGTCCTCTACATCAAGGGCGAAGACACCATCACCTCCGACTCCAACGCCAACTATGTTGCGGAGGCATTCTCGCGGCTGGACTTTTTTGTCGTTCAGGACATCAACTTCTCCGAGACCTGCCGCTACGCCGATCTCGTGCTGCCCGCCGCGGCCTCGCTTGAGAAGGACGGCACCTTCGTCTCGACCGAGCGCCGCATTCAGCGCATCTACAAGGCCCTCGAACCCCTCGGGGAATCCAAAGCAGACTGGGAGATCCTTCAATTGATCGCCAACCGACTTGGGGCGAACTGGAAGTACAAACACCCCTCCGACGTCATGGACGAGATTGCTTCGGTAACGCCTCTCTTTGCCGGCGTCACCTATGAGCATCTCGAGGGCTTCAGGAGCCTGCAGTGGCCGGTAGCCGCCGATGGAACGGACACCCCCCTGCTCTTCAAAGACAAGTTCCACTTCCCGGATGGAAAGGCGCGGTTTTATCCCATCCAATACATTCCTCCGTCGGAGGAGCGAAACGAGACCTTTGACCTGCACCTCAATAACGGCCGCCTTCTCGAACACTTCGAACAGGGTTCCATGACGCGTCGAACCCCGGGCATCCACGCCATGACGCCGGATAACTTCGTAGAAGTCTCGCCGGAACTCGCCAGTGAGCGTGGAATCACCACAGGTTGTCATGTCCGGCTTCGCTCTCCTTACGGCGAGGTGCGCGTTCAGGCTCTGGTCACCGACCGCGTTCAGGGCAAACAGCTCTATATGCCTTTGAACTCCGTCGACGAACCGGTTAATCGCCTCACCGGCAGCCATACCGATCGAACGACGCACACCCCGGCGTACAAGGAGGCCGCCGTCAGCATGACCATTCTCCCCAATCAGTCTGCACAGCAGAACAAGGGACCGCTGCCGCGTGGAAACTTCCGCTTCGGCAAGCGGACTCCGCAGAATGGCGTGGAGATTGAGCGCAAGTGGGCCCGTCCGGACTACTATCTACCTGGAACGAAAGAGAGCGACCGCCTGGTGCAGATCGAGACGACGAGAGTTTAA
- a CDS encoding DUF2393 family protein, whose product MSDQEMRRNASPNGAEEPSSAIFTPPPSRSGGMPLSAWLIAGAVVLAAVAGMLLVGHRKTEEIKGVQAPDAYASSLPLTQLQMSESTSLSGGKSTYVDGHIQNTGQETVTGVLVQVLFKNEEQMPPDVETVPLMLIRTHEPYVDTETVHADPLKPGDDREFRLIFESIPGNWNMQMPEIRIIKVEKK is encoded by the coding sequence ATGAGCGATCAGGAAATGAGAAGAAACGCCTCCCCGAATGGCGCGGAAGAGCCGTCATCAGCCATCTTCACACCACCGCCGTCCCGTTCGGGCGGAATGCCTCTCTCTGCCTGGCTGATTGCCGGAGCGGTGGTGCTTGCAGCAGTAGCCGGCATGCTATTGGTGGGGCATCGGAAGACGGAGGAGATTAAAGGGGTGCAGGCACCCGATGCCTACGCCTCCAGCCTGCCGCTTACGCAGCTGCAGATGAGCGAATCGACGAGTCTTTCAGGCGGTAAATCCACCTACGTCGATGGCCACATTCAGAACACAGGCCAGGAGACTGTGACGGGTGTTCTGGTCCAGGTTCTTTTCAAGAATGAGGAGCAGATGCCTCCAGATGTGGAGACGGTTCCGCTGATGCTGATCCGTACGCACGAGCCTTATGTGGATACCGAAACCGTCCATGCCGATCCTCTAAAGCCTGGCGACGACCGGGAGTTCCGGCTGATCTTCGAGTCCATTCCGGGCAACTGGAACATGCAGATGCCGGAGATTCGCATCATCAAGGTAGAAAAGAAGTAA
- the kdsA gene encoding 3-deoxy-8-phosphooctulonate synthase: MNKPFDIGSLSVGKGKLFLIAGPCVIESESHSRRMADAIQRITSDLGMPYIFKASYDKANRTSIHSFRGPGVIEGTRILQTIAEATGLPVLTDVHTAQDCPRVAEAIDVLQIPAFLCRQTDLLVAAAEAATSHNRAVNVKKGQFVAPADMRHAVEKIRESGCDRVCLTERGASFGYNNLVVDMRSLPIMRSFAPVIFDGTHSVQTPSAANGVSGGQPEFIPVLARAAVAAGVDGIFLEVHDDPPHAKSDGANALHLNHLREVLERLLAIHQAAS, encoded by the coding sequence ATCAATAAGCCCTTCGATATCGGCTCCCTCTCTGTCGGCAAAGGAAAGCTCTTCCTCATCGCCGGCCCTTGCGTCATCGAATCCGAAAGCCACTCCCGCAGGATGGCCGATGCGATTCAGCGCATTACATCCGATCTCGGCATGCCTTATATCTTCAAGGCCAGCTATGACAAGGCAAATCGTACCTCGATCCACAGCTTCCGAGGCCCTGGAGTTATTGAGGGAACGCGCATCTTGCAAACCATCGCTGAGGCAACGGGGCTTCCCGTTCTGACCGACGTCCATACCGCCCAGGACTGCCCGCGTGTCGCCGAAGCCATCGATGTGCTGCAGATTCCCGCCTTTCTTTGCCGCCAGACCGATCTTCTCGTCGCAGCCGCAGAAGCGGCGACCTCCCACAACCGCGCTGTCAATGTTAAGAAAGGCCAGTTCGTCGCGCCGGCCGACATGCGCCACGCCGTCGAAAAGATTCGCGAGAGCGGCTGTGATCGCGTCTGCCTGACCGAGCGCGGAGCCAGCTTCGGCTACAACAATCTTGTCGTCGACATGCGCTCACTACCCATCATGCGCAGCTTTGCACCGGTCATCTTTGACGGGACCCACTCCGTCCAGACGCCGTCGGCAGCCAATGGCGTCTCCGGAGGCCAGCCAGAGTTTATCCCGGTGCTTGCGCGTGCCGCCGTCGCTGCCGGCGTGGATGGCATCTTTCTTGAGGTTCACGACGATCCGCCGCACGCCAAATCAGACGGCGCCAATGCCCTGCACCTGAACCACCTCCGCGAGGTCCTCGAACGGCTTCTCGCAATCCACCAGGCGGCATCCTAG
- a CDS encoding MarR family winged helix-turn-helix transcriptional regulator — MNGRWKDMPCALAATRRTARLMTQFYDACMLEAGIEAAQFALLMALDAAQDTGQAALAQMLGMDKTTLSRNLKVLRDKGWVEAAVAKDARRRNVSLTAEGRARLREARPAWRKAGEELRKEMTEREWTAMWASLEAMNRAVAQAEERKGR, encoded by the coding sequence ATGAACGGCAGATGGAAAGATATGCCGTGCGCGCTGGCGGCAACCAGGCGCACGGCTCGGTTGATGACTCAGTTTTACGATGCCTGCATGTTGGAGGCCGGTATTGAGGCTGCGCAGTTTGCGTTGCTGATGGCGCTTGATGCCGCTCAGGACACCGGACAGGCGGCACTGGCACAGATGTTGGGCATGGATAAGACCACCCTCTCGCGCAATCTGAAGGTATTGCGGGATAAAGGTTGGGTGGAGGCGGCGGTTGCGAAAGACGCGCGGCGAAGAAACGTCTCATTGACTGCCGAGGGAAGGGCACGTTTGCGTGAGGCTCGGCCTGCATGGCGCAAGGCTGGGGAGGAGCTGCGCAAGGAAATGACCGAGCGCGAATGGACCGCGATGTGGGCGAGCCTGGAGGCGATGAACAGGGCCGTCGCGCAAGCGGAGGAACGGAAGGGCCGTTAG
- a CDS encoding DUF72 domain-containing protein, with the protein MNKAVRAEQPLGRIRIGISGWRYAGWRGVFYPKGLQQRRELEFAAQSFDTVEINGTFYSLQHPKSFSDWAAQTPDGFMFSVKGSRFITHMLKLKEVQIPLANFFGSGVLRLGTKLGPFLWQFSPQMRFDPARFEAFFRLLPRSHREAAALMRRHAERLREDPGFRVRKDAPLRHCVEIRDESFAVPEFIDLLREHDVGLVIADTVEWPLLMDVSSDFVYCRLHGSEVLYASGYEGVAMEEWAQRVVTWACGEQAEGRCVHSSRACVTPRDVYVYFDNDAKVRAPFDAAALRKRVDQLLAMGQEERSRI; encoded by the coding sequence ATGAATAAAGCCGTGCGCGCAGAACAGCCCCTTGGGCGCATCAGGATCGGGATCTCCGGCTGGCGGTATGCCGGGTGGCGTGGCGTCTTCTATCCCAAAGGACTGCAGCAGCGGAGGGAGCTGGAGTTTGCAGCGCAAAGCTTCGATACGGTAGAGATCAACGGGACCTTCTACTCCCTGCAACATCCAAAGAGCTTTTCAGATTGGGCCGCACAGACTCCGGATGGCTTTATGTTTTCGGTCAAGGGATCGCGTTTCATCACGCACATGCTCAAACTGAAGGAGGTTCAGATCCCACTGGCGAACTTCTTCGGAAGCGGAGTCTTGCGGTTGGGTACGAAACTGGGGCCTTTCCTCTGGCAGTTCTCTCCGCAGATGCGTTTTGATCCCGCGCGTTTTGAAGCCTTCTTTCGCCTGCTGCCACGGTCGCATCGCGAGGCTGCTGCACTGATGCGGAGACATGCGGAACGCCTTCGGGAAGATCCAGGGTTTCGGGTACGAAAGGACGCTCCGCTACGTCATTGTGTGGAGATTCGCGATGAGAGCTTCGCGGTCCCGGAGTTTATCGATCTGTTGCGCGAACATGACGTCGGACTTGTGATAGCAGATACGGTGGAGTGGCCGCTGCTGATGGACGTTAGCTCCGATTTCGTTTATTGCCGCCTGCACGGATCGGAGGTGCTCTACGCCAGCGGATACGAGGGCGTCGCGATGGAGGAGTGGGCGCAGCGTGTCGTCACATGGGCTTGTGGGGAGCAGGCCGAGGGCCGATGTGTCCACAGCAGTCGCGCCTGCGTTACGCCGCGCGATGTCTACGTCTACTTCGATAACGACGCGAAGGTACGGGCGCCATTCGATGCAGCCGCGCTACGCAAGCGAGTCGATCAGTTACTGGCGATGGGGCAGGAAGAGCGATCGAGGATCTGA
- a CDS encoding DUF1641 domain-containing protein: MANPISFKPQPVDPHLELEQRLARAPRKHAEALLVVYDILEAAHENGTLDAVHGLVFARDKIAGRLAEYAGTPEGKAALLNLLELGKVLASLDPEVLAPLVDSMQKTTGEHRQEKTPPSTWQLFRRATSEDGRRGLSFLTLFLTNLGRSLKR, from the coding sequence ATGGCCAATCCCATTAGCTTCAAGCCGCAGCCCGTTGATCCCCACCTGGAGTTGGAACAACGGCTCGCCCGTGCTCCGCGGAAACACGCCGAGGCGCTGCTGGTCGTCTACGACATCCTCGAGGCAGCGCACGAGAACGGCACCCTCGATGCAGTTCACGGACTGGTCTTTGCCCGCGACAAGATTGCAGGACGGCTGGCCGAATACGCCGGAACTCCCGAAGGAAAGGCGGCGCTCCTCAACCTCCTCGAACTGGGCAAGGTGCTCGCTTCCCTTGATCCAGAAGTCTTGGCCCCGCTGGTCGATTCCATGCAGAAGACCACCGGCGAGCATCGTCAGGAGAAGACTCCGCCCTCAACCTGGCAGCTTTTCCGTAGGGCAACCAGCGAAGATGGACGCCGTGGTCTGTCATTCCTCACGCTGTTCCTGACGAATCTGGGAAGGTCGCTCAAGCGTTGA
- a CDS encoding OmpA family protein — MITGTKFGLSVVVLSTAMGMTALAQSATQATPAAQDTSSSASASSKTMSVDDSSTYATGKPLEQQSKEGFWGHLNPLARKKWVHRQVDPIKDRTNELDQLQSKNANDIRDVDSRATAGINKAQSAAELADQHAAAAANRAGEAQQLANNASTRTTSLNTTVSNLDQYQEISSASVPFASGRTSLGPKGKATLDDVVAKLANEKGYIVEVQGYSRNGVQTSQAMADSVVRYLVTEHQVPVYRVYRTGLGRASAQQVNGEKAITNGVRVTLLHNSLATMDTNAASNSVPVSPQSSTTGVSAPPEANQ, encoded by the coding sequence ATGATAACCGGAACTAAATTTGGTCTCTCAGTTGTAGTACTCAGCACAGCGATGGGCATGACTGCTTTGGCGCAGTCCGCAACCCAGGCCACCCCGGCGGCACAGGACACATCTTCCTCTGCTTCCGCATCCTCAAAGACGATGAGTGTCGATGACAGTTCGACCTATGCGACAGGCAAGCCGCTCGAGCAGCAGTCGAAAGAGGGTTTCTGGGGTCATCTGAATCCCCTGGCCCGGAAGAAGTGGGTTCACAGGCAGGTTGATCCGATCAAGGATCGCACCAATGAGCTGGATCAGCTTCAGTCGAAGAACGCCAATGACATTCGCGACGTAGATTCACGCGCGACCGCAGGCATCAATAAGGCGCAGAGCGCAGCCGAGCTTGCAGATCAGCATGCTGCAGCCGCAGCTAATCGGGCTGGCGAGGCCCAGCAGCTGGCAAACAATGCCAGCACGCGTACGACCTCGTTGAATACCACGGTCAGCAACCTGGATCAGTATCAGGAGATTTCTTCGGCGTCGGTTCCGTTTGCCTCCGGACGAACAAGCCTTGGCCCGAAAGGTAAGGCCACGCTGGATGATGTGGTGGCAAAGCTTGCCAATGAGAAGGGCTACATCGTTGAGGTTCAAGGCTACAGCCGTAACGGCGTGCAGACCTCGCAGGCGATGGCAGACTCCGTTGTCCGTTATCTGGTGACAGAGCATCAGGTACCTGTCTATCGCGTCTATCGCACCGGACTTGGTCGCGCCAGCGCGCAGCAGGTCAATGGTGAAAAGGCCATCACAAATGGCGTTCGCGTAACTTTGTTGCATAACAGCCTGGCAACGATGGACACCAATGCAGCATCCAACTCGGTACCCGTTTCACCGCAGAGTTCTACCACAGGCGTTAGCGCGCCTCCTGAGGCAAACCAATAA
- a CDS encoding GNAT family N-acetyltransferase, translated as MHFTSPAANNGSDPDQQHPVVFRSHRPGDIGWVIERHGSLYWQEYGWDERFEALVARIAADFIHQLEPERERCWIAERAGERLGCVFLVRDRELDHPLPSARLRLLLVDPSARGLGLGHALVSQCTQFARSAGYRRIVLWTNSVLDAARRIYEREGYRLISEKPYTAFGKELVSQDWELLL; from the coding sequence ATGCATTTCACCTCTCCAGCCGCGAACAACGGAAGCGATCCGGACCAACAACATCCTGTCGTCTTTCGCAGTCACCGCCCCGGCGACATCGGTTGGGTCATAGAACGACATGGCTCCCTCTACTGGCAGGAGTACGGCTGGGACGAGCGATTTGAGGCCCTCGTCGCACGCATCGCCGCAGACTTTATCCATCAGCTTGAGCCTGAACGCGAGCGTTGCTGGATCGCGGAGCGAGCAGGCGAGCGGCTGGGTTGCGTCTTCCTGGTGAGGGACCGTGAGCTTGACCATCCACTGCCCAGCGCCAGACTTCGCCTTCTGCTCGTGGATCCCTCTGCCCGAGGTCTCGGTCTTGGACACGCCCTGGTGAGCCAGTGCACGCAGTTCGCCCGTAGCGCCGGCTATCGCCGTATCGTTCTCTGGACCAACAGCGTTCTCGATGCTGCCCGGCGCATCTACGAACGGGAAGGCTACCGCCTTATCTCCGAAAAACCGTATACCGCCTTTGGCAAAGAACTCGTCTCCCAAGACTGGGAGCTTCTTCTGTAG
- the pelA gene encoding pectate lyase translates to MHLSFRPFVLALLLCPSLPAAVIGSSKPAESITEARIAQLLPGSRAAWTEYLHRSQRQMQTDRTQLAAERKPGVPVPPLPKESSAARSMPLNKPSAWYGSAEAQHIADVIVSFQTPAGGWSKNLDMTGPKRLKGQSYAPDNLNKHPSPEDFDTPRDPDWNYVGTLDNDATTTEIRFLAMVAATNPTHAEAYRASILRGIHYLLAAQFPNGGWPQVWPLEGGYHDAITYNDDAVTEAAEVLRDVSTGQPPYTFVPVELRRQSAAAVRQALDCILATQVRSHGRLTIWAQQHDALTLAPTTARNYEPAALATGESAHLLLYLMHLSTPSPRVLAAVQAGVAWFRANAIYGEEWSGGRDTPGGRHLSPASGAGPLWARDYSIETERPIFGDRDKTLHDDVADLSAERRNGYQWYGSSPQGVLDAYTSWEKEHLPAAHASKVQ, encoded by the coding sequence ATGCATCTTTCTTTTCGTCCTTTCGTCCTGGCGCTGCTGCTATGTCCCTCGCTGCCTGCCGCAGTCATCGGGTCCAGCAAACCGGCTGAGTCTATTACGGAGGCTCGCATCGCCCAGCTTCTACCTGGAAGCCGCGCGGCCTGGACCGAATATCTCCATCGCTCGCAGCGGCAGATGCAAACGGATCGGACGCAACTTGCCGCCGAGCGCAAGCCGGGTGTTCCTGTTCCGCCTCTTCCCAAAGAGAGTAGCGCCGCTCGAAGCATGCCGCTCAACAAACCATCCGCGTGGTATGGCTCCGCTGAAGCGCAGCATATCGCCGATGTCATCGTCAGCTTTCAGACGCCCGCAGGTGGATGGAGTAAGAACCTCGACATGACCGGACCAAAGCGCCTGAAGGGCCAAAGCTATGCGCCGGACAACCTGAACAAGCATCCTTCGCCGGAGGACTTCGACACCCCACGCGATCCCGACTGGAACTACGTCGGCACACTCGATAACGACGCCACCACAACCGAGATTCGGTTTCTCGCAATGGTCGCTGCAACGAATCCCACCCACGCAGAGGCATACCGCGCCAGCATCCTGAGGGGGATTCACTACCTTCTGGCGGCACAGTTCCCAAACGGAGGCTGGCCGCAGGTGTGGCCACTCGAAGGCGGGTATCACGATGCCATTACCTACAACGATGATGCGGTGACAGAGGCTGCCGAGGTTCTCCGGGATGTCTCTACCGGCCAGCCGCCCTACACTTTTGTGCCTGTCGAACTTCGCCGGCAGTCCGCGGCGGCAGTACGACAGGCCCTCGACTGCATTCTGGCCACGCAGGTCCGCAGCCACGGCAGACTGACGATCTGGGCCCAGCAGCATGATGCACTGACGCTTGCCCCCACCACGGCCCGCAACTACGAGCCTGCCGCGCTGGCCACAGGAGAAAGCGCCCACTTGCTGCTGTACCTGATGCATCTTTCCACTCCATCTCCGCGAGTGCTCGCAGCAGTTCAGGCAGGAGTTGCATGGTTTCGAGCAAATGCGATCTACGGCGAGGAGTGGTCCGGAGGGCGCGATACTCCCGGTGGACGCCACCTTTCGCCGGCCTCCGGCGCTGGTCCCTTGTGGGCACGCGACTACTCCATCGAGACGGAGCGGCCCATCTTCGGAGATCGCGACAAGACCCTGCACGATGATGTTGCCGATCTCTCCGCGGAACGAAGGAACGGATACCAGTGGTACGGCAGCAGCCCGCAGGGAGTGCTGGACGCCTATACCTCCTGGGAGAAAGAGCATCTTCCGGCAGCCCATGCATCTAAGGTTCAATGA
- a CDS encoding NAD(P)/FAD-dependent oxidoreductase: protein MIDNEILIIGAGIAGLTAARRLAEAGRKVTVVEARERVGGRIFTHHVADEAIELGAEFVHGRPPELLALIAETGADLYERNGSSGCFRNGVLERCDTPTADFELLEKLTNPPEPDVSFAQYLSTIEVDESRKVSLTNFVEGFNAADAAQISAAALGAQQKAEDSIEGDRAFSLPGGYDRLVQYLASRTEALGGHIYLNLPVREIRWSRSAIRVTAGERTFTASSAVVTLPLGVLQAEEVAITPRPEQIFLAASRMRMGHALRFTLQFREPFWKTLSPSPIEDLSFLFSFGEMPPVWWTTHPHPTALLTGWVGGPRSASLSRLSNKELAERACMVLAKTFSMAFTEVHKLLLGCYAHNWSSDPFALGAYSYVGVGGLDASHQLSEPVEDTLFFAGEHTDITANWGTVHAAVRSGLRAADQILDRSSCPIASN from the coding sequence ATGATCGACAATGAGATTCTGATCATCGGGGCCGGCATCGCCGGCCTTACGGCCGCACGCAGACTCGCAGAAGCGGGACGAAAGGTCACTGTCGTTGAGGCGCGTGAACGCGTCGGCGGGCGCATCTTTACTCATCATGTTGCAGACGAGGCCATCGAGTTGGGAGCCGAGTTCGTGCACGGGCGCCCGCCGGAGCTTCTGGCCCTCATCGCAGAGACGGGCGCCGACCTCTACGAGCGGAACGGAAGCAGTGGATGTTTTCGCAATGGCGTACTGGAGCGGTGCGACACGCCGACTGCGGACTTTGAACTGCTCGAAAAGCTGACGAATCCCCCCGAGCCCGATGTCAGCTTCGCCCAATATCTCTCCACGATCGAGGTAGACGAATCCCGGAAGGTGTCCCTCACAAACTTTGTCGAGGGCTTCAACGCAGCCGATGCTGCACAGATCAGCGCGGCAGCACTCGGAGCGCAGCAGAAGGCCGAGGACTCCATCGAAGGCGATCGAGCCTTTTCGCTGCCCGGCGGTTACGATCGGCTGGTGCAATATCTCGCCAGCCGTACCGAGGCGCTCGGCGGGCACATTTACCTCAATCTTCCTGTTCGCGAGATTCGCTGGAGCAGGTCGGCGATACGTGTGACTGCCGGCGAGAGAACGTTCACGGCGTCAAGTGCAGTCGTGACTCTGCCACTGGGAGTTCTTCAAGCGGAAGAAGTAGCAATTACACCCCGGCCCGAGCAGATCTTCCTTGCCGCATCCCGGATGCGGATGGGACACGCTCTCCGCTTCACGCTGCAGTTCCGAGAGCCGTTCTGGAAGACACTTTCGCCATCCCCCATCGAGGACCTGAGCTTCCTCTTCAGCTTTGGCGAGATGCCTCCCGTCTGGTGGACCACGCATCCGCATCCGACCGCGCTACTGACAGGCTGGGTCGGGGGTCCACGCTCCGCATCCTTGTCGCGACTTTCTAATAAAGAATTAGCAGAGCGGGCCTGCATGGTCCTCGCAAAGACCTTTTCGATGGCGTTCACAGAAGTTCACAAACTTTTGCTAGGCTGCTATGCGCACAACTGGAGCAGCGATCCATTCGCCCTGGGCGCTTACAGCTACGTAGGCGTCGGAGGGCTGGACGCTTCCCATCAGCTCTCAGAACCCGTCGAAGACACGCTGTTCTTTGCCGGGGAGCACACCGATATCACCGCAAACTGGGGCACAGTTCATGCCGCTGTCCGTTCGGGATTGCGCGCGGCAGATCAGATCCTCGATCGCTCTTCCTGCCCCATCGCCAGTAACTGA